Proteins from a genomic interval of Verrucomicrobiales bacterium:
- the tnpB gene encoding IS66 family insertion sequence element accessory protein TnpB, which produces MLSFHSHLKVFLATAPCDLRASFTGLWAAAQQQLGEDPKSGALFVFGNRRRKRVS; this is translated from the coding sequence ATGCTAAGCTTCCACTCTCACCTGAAGGTGTTCCTGGCCACCGCACCGTGCGACTTGCGCGCCAGCTTCACCGGTCTGTGGGCCGCAGCTCAGCAACAGCTGGGAGAGGATCCGAAGAGTGGCGCTCTCTTTGTCTTTGGTAACCGCCGTCGGAAGCGTGTTTCATAA